In Phycisphaerales bacterium, the sequence GGATCCCCACAGGCCCGAACTCCTTCGACCCAGGCTTCGCCATCATCCGATCCCCAACCTCGCGCTGGATCGTCACATACATCCCCCGGCACACCGCCCCACCGTCCGCGCCCGACCATTCCGCGAGCAGCGTCGTCATCACCCCCGTCCCCGCGCCATACGGCAGGTTCGACACCAGCACAAACTCATGTCTCCTGGCTCTCTCCATCGCCGCCTCTATCGCCGCACGCAGCGCCGGCGCAAGCGTCCGCTTCCCCTCCAGGCAATCGCCCTCGACCAGCACGAATCGCTCGCTCAGCGATGCGTATCGCTCACGCAGATGCGCGCACAACCCGCGATCGATCTCCGCCGCCACTACCACGCACCCGCGTGCCACCAACTCATCCGTCAATGTCCCCGTCCCTGGCCCGACCTCGAGCACGACATCCCCCGCCCCCACGCCCGCCGCATCGACGAGTTT encodes:
- the rsmA gene encoding ribosomal RNA small subunit methyltransferase A → MQSLAEIRLILESRGLSPRKQFGQNFLLDQNLIRKLVDAAGVGAGDVVLEVGPGTGTLTDELVARGCVVVAAEIDRGLCAHLRERYASLSERFVLVEGDCLEGKRTLAPALRAAIEAAMERARRHEFVLVSNLPYGAGTGVMTTLLAEWSGADGGAVCRGMYVTIQREVGDRMMAKPGSKEFGPVGILAQRVAEVERVAVLPGECFWPRPDVTSVMMAIRRRGGTQDLDARGLFDFAQMVLGKRRKQLGSVLGRGFEMPMGIDPSRRAEDLNLDEMEALWRAWEAAGGRSGEA